Proteins from a genomic interval of Beijerinckia indica subsp. indica ATCC 9039:
- a CDS encoding MFS transporter, with amino-acid sequence MVNPQSPNDQEPMGRSAPQGPQFAVLGAISLCHMLNDTIQSLIVAIYPLLKSSLALSFAQIGLITFVYQLSASLFQPVIGYYTDLKPKPFSLVIGMSCSLMGLLLLSVAPAYGIVLAAVGLIGLGSSVFHPESSRIARLASGGQPGLAQSVFQVGGNFGTAIGPLLAAFIVLPQGRGSLAWFSVLALIAMAFLFRIGLWYGRELVRRKAKARQANVRALPLPKKQVAVSVAILLVLIFSKYFYLASISSYYLFYLIHKFGISPEEAQLRLFIFLGSVAAGTLIGGPIGDRIGRKYVIWGSILGVLPFSLALPHADLFWTAVLTVPIGIILSSAFAAILVYAQDLIPGRTGTVAGLFFGFAFGMGGIGAAVLGGLADSHGIEFVYQLCAWLPAIGLLAMFLPDLREKEPKVKVVTNVTEQASQA; translated from the coding sequence ATGGTCAATCCTCAAAGCCCGAATGATCAAGAGCCAATGGGCCGTTCAGCGCCGCAAGGACCGCAATTCGCGGTTCTTGGCGCGATCAGCCTTTGCCATATGCTGAATGACACGATTCAATCCTTGATTGTTGCCATTTATCCCCTCTTGAAAAGCTCCCTGGCCTTGAGTTTCGCGCAGATCGGGCTGATCACGTTCGTCTATCAATTGAGCGCGTCTCTGTTTCAGCCGGTCATCGGATATTACACGGATCTCAAGCCGAAACCGTTCTCGCTCGTCATTGGCATGAGTTGCAGTCTTATGGGCCTGCTGCTCCTTTCGGTAGCGCCGGCCTATGGCATCGTCCTGGCGGCGGTCGGGCTGATTGGACTCGGCTCCTCCGTGTTTCACCCGGAATCCTCGCGCATCGCTCGATTGGCGTCGGGCGGTCAGCCGGGCCTTGCTCAATCGGTTTTTCAGGTCGGCGGCAATTTCGGCACCGCGATCGGTCCTTTGCTCGCGGCCTTTATCGTTTTGCCGCAGGGCAGGGGGAGCCTCGCCTGGTTTTCCGTGCTGGCCTTGATTGCCATGGCGTTTCTGTTTCGCATCGGCCTCTGGTATGGCCGTGAACTCGTGCGCAGAAAAGCCAAGGCGCGACAGGCCAATGTCCGAGCGCTGCCCTTGCCGAAAAAGCAGGTGGCGGTCTCAGTCGCGATTCTGCTCGTCCTGATCTTTTCTAAATATTTCTATCTGGCGAGTATCTCCAGTTATTACCTTTTCTATCTCATCCACAAATTCGGGATCAGTCCTGAAGAGGCGCAACTCCGCCTGTTCATCTTTCTTGGCTCGGTCGCAGCCGGCACCTTGATCGGCGGGCCGATAGGAGACCGGATCGGCCGCAAATATGTCATCTGGGGCTCGATCCTCGGCGTTCTGCCTTTCTCGCTGGCGCTCCCCCATGCGGACCTGTTCTGGACGGCCGTGCTCACGGTGCCGATCGGCATCATTCTGTCCTCGGCCTTTGCGGCGATCCTTGTCTATGCCCAGGACTTGATCCCGGGGCGAACCGGCACGGTGGCCGGCTTGTTCTTCGGCTTTGCTTTTGGAATGGGCGGCATTGGCGCGGCGGTGCTGGGTGGTCTTGCTGATAGCCATGGCATTGAGTTCGTCTATCAGCTTTGCGCCTGGCTTCCCGCCATCGGCCTGCTCGCCATGTTCTTGCCGGATCTGCGCGAGAAGGAGCCGAAGGTGAAGGTCGTGACCAATGTAACCGAACAGGCCTCGCAAGCCTGA
- a CDS encoding MFS transporter, with the protein MSMPSPSQPSDRTIQRALAALAIGSFCIGTSEYVIMGLLPDIARDLDVTIPQAGVLVSAYALSVAFGSPFLAIATARMDRRNAMLVLASVFILGNVLCALAPTYGLLMGARIVTALCHGAFFGIGAVVAAALVPPHKKGQAIAMMFGGLTVANVLGVPFGTALGETLNWRETFWCVAVVGLVAIVTLYRWLPRNIPVPPMQLAREARSLGHPQVILAMLISILTSASLFSVFTYITPILENVTGLSPHVVTLILFLFGVGVTCGNFLGGRLGDWKLMPSVIGILALLIPLLCLFRMTSSEALPAAITVFCWGLLAFAMVPPLQMRVVDEAREAPNLASTLNQGAFNFGNAIGAWIGGLLLTQGLSYAQLPWVGMTIAIIATLFAMLSHWLDGRAVPVTGFAHATSQER; encoded by the coding sequence ATGTCCATGCCCTCTCCCTCTCAGCCGAGCGATCGGACCATTCAACGCGCACTTGCAGCACTTGCCATCGGCTCTTTTTGCATCGGGACCAGCGAATATGTCATCATGGGGCTTCTGCCGGATATAGCCCGCGATCTTGATGTCACGATTCCGCAGGCTGGCGTTCTGGTCAGCGCCTATGCCTTGAGCGTTGCCTTCGGCTCGCCCTTTTTGGCGATTGCCACCGCGCGCATGGATCGCCGGAACGCCATGCTCGTTCTGGCGAGTGTCTTCATCCTCGGCAACGTGCTCTGTGCCCTGGCGCCAACCTATGGGCTCTTGATGGGTGCACGTATTGTGACGGCCCTCTGCCACGGCGCTTTTTTCGGCATCGGCGCGGTGGTTGCGGCCGCGCTCGTGCCGCCTCATAAAAAGGGCCAAGCCATTGCCATGATGTTCGGTGGCCTCACCGTTGCCAATGTCCTTGGCGTCCCCTTCGGCACCGCGCTTGGCGAGACCCTGAATTGGCGCGAAACCTTCTGGTGTGTCGCCGTGGTCGGCCTGGTGGCTATCGTAACGCTCTATCGTTGGCTGCCGCGCAACATTCCCGTACCGCCAATGCAGCTCGCACGTGAGGCACGCTCACTTGGCCACCCGCAAGTGATCCTGGCCATGCTGATCAGCATCCTGACTTCGGCGAGCTTGTTCAGTGTCTTTACCTATATCACGCCAATCCTTGAAAACGTGACAGGCCTGTCTCCCCACGTTGTGACACTCATTTTGTTTTTGTTCGGTGTCGGTGTAACCTGCGGCAATTTCTTGGGTGGACGCCTGGGCGATTGGAAGCTGATGCCCTCTGTCATCGGCATACTCGCTTTGCTCATTCCCCTGCTCTGCCTGTTCCGCATGACGAGTTCAGAGGCGCTGCCTGCCGCCATAACGGTCTTTTGTTGGGGTCTGCTCGCTTTCGCGATGGTTCCACCCTTACAGATGCGCGTTGTCGATGAAGCCCGAGAGGCCCCCAACCTCGCATCGACCCTTAATCAAGGAGCTTTCAATTTCGGCAATGCTATTGGCGCATGGATCGGAGGTCTGCTCCTCACACAGGGCCTTTCCTACGCCCAATTGCCCTGGGTTGGGATGACAATCGCAATCATCGCGACCCTCTTCGCCATGCTTTCGCATTGGCTGGACGGCCGGGCGGTGCCAGTGACCGGCTTCGCCCATGCCACATCGCAAGAACGATGA
- the ubiG gene encoding bifunctional 2-polyprenyl-6-hydroxyphenol methylase/3-demethylubiquinol 3-O-methyltransferase UbiG gives MVEEARRRTTVDAEDVARFDRVGGAWWDPQGPMAALHAFNPVRIAYLRDLLCRHFPQDGQFRDRHAAHPLQGLRLLDIGCGAGLLSEPLARLGASMTAIDPAPHNIEVARAHAETSGLAIDYRCMRVEDLDPAAECFDAVLTMEVLEHVADVPAFLKYAADLVRPGGLLIAATLNRTLKSFALAIVGAEYILRWVEPGTHQWRQFITPEELTRMLRANGLTLIDRTGASYDPLRRQWRLSHDLDINYMLAARR, from the coding sequence ATGGTTGAAGAAGCGAGACGGCGCACAACGGTCGACGCCGAGGATGTGGCCCGTTTCGATCGCGTCGGCGGCGCATGGTGGGATCCACAAGGGCCTATGGCGGCGTTGCATGCCTTCAACCCGGTCCGAATTGCCTATCTGCGTGATCTCTTGTGCCGTCATTTTCCACAAGACGGGCAGTTTCGAGATCGCCACGCCGCGCATCCGTTGCAAGGATTGCGGCTGCTCGATATCGGCTGCGGCGCGGGCCTTTTATCAGAACCTCTGGCGCGGCTTGGCGCGAGCATGACCGCGATTGATCCGGCCCCCCACAATATCGAAGTCGCTCGTGCTCATGCGGAAACCTCGGGTCTCGCCATCGATTATCGTTGCATGCGCGTGGAGGATCTCGATCCGGCCGCTGAATGTTTCGATGCCGTGCTCACCATGGAAGTGCTGGAACATGTCGCTGACGTTCCAGCATTTTTGAAATATGCGGCGGATTTGGTCAGGCCGGGAGGGCTGCTGATCGCCGCGACATTGAACCGGACATTGAAAAGCTTCGCCCTGGCGATTGTGGGCGCGGAATATATTCTACGCTGGGTTGAGCCCGGCACACATCAATGGCGGCAATTCATTACACCGGAAGAATTAACCCGGATGTTGCGCGCCAATGGCTTGACCCTCATCGACAGAACCGGTGCGAGTTACGATCCCCTGCGCCGGCAATGGCGTCTGTCACATGATCTCGATATCAATTACATGCTCGCCGCCCGCCGGTGA
- a CDS encoding phosphoribosyltransferase — translation MKVLFMCGYFPDLAGVYDAWPLDYQDAFSFCRAVRTGQFERNFSVHTQKDPVRVCASNVGVARRAFGRFIERRITEETSWPSPVLVPMPSEDAVIGVGTFRSWFMLNEAMAPTEFKLSPVDALFWREKPSPQVLTAGRDELSTLTKDLICDFPLRGQTVVLVDDLVSSGTTLLAARDCLQREGAAVLGAVVCGKVIHDRKTPAFGRQEFWVDDDGTADPS, via the coding sequence ATGAAAGTCTTGTTTATGTGTGGCTATTTTCCTGACTTGGCGGGCGTGTACGATGCATGGCCTCTGGATTATCAGGATGCTTTTTCGTTTTGTCGCGCTGTCCGAACTGGCCAATTCGAACGCAATTTTTCCGTTCATACGCAGAAGGATCCAGTCAGGGTTTGCGCGTCCAATGTTGGTGTCGCTCGCCGTGCTTTCGGACGGTTCATTGAACGCCGTATCACGGAGGAAACATCATGGCCTTCGCCAGTTCTCGTTCCCATGCCGTCTGAAGATGCGGTCATCGGCGTTGGAACATTTCGTTCCTGGTTTATGCTGAACGAGGCCATGGCTCCGACCGAATTCAAATTATCGCCTGTTGACGCCTTGTTCTGGCGGGAAAAGCCTTCGCCGCAGGTTCTGACCGCGGGGCGGGATGAGCTTTCAACGCTGACGAAGGATTTGATTTGTGATTTCCCGTTGCGTGGTCAGACCGTGGTGTTAGTGGATGATCTGGTCAGCAGTGGAACCACGCTTTTGGCCGCGCGCGATTGCCTGCAACGTGAAGGCGCGGCCGTTCTCGGTGCGGTGGTTTGCGGCAAGGTCATTCATGATCGCAAGACACCTGCATTCGGAAGGCAGGAATTTTGGGTCGATGACGATGGAACGGCTGATCCATCATGA
- a CDS encoding oligosaccharide flippase family protein — MILIASLRVVSLVTNLGTGMITAWSLGPAGRGTQAAILLGALTLSGICSFGLHTALVYNMKSDPPNKSYYFGSALLIGLIVSLIGVTIGWFALPWILDKFDEHTLLAGRLLTFVVPVSVISYVLNGVLDGHHEFNFVSRLGLLNNFFILCSLSLLWLSGLLTPATAAMSYLLPTVPITAMLAWRATSILRPATPFHGACLKRMFTYSVRFFGVDLICTVSGYLDQFLMVLFLNAQDLGLYSVATTAERVLGIIPASILTVTFPSVAGRSKDDIREIVGITARLTSIVTTSAAVFLGIFAPYFLLLLYGPKFAEAIVPFRILLLSALVSNAVGTFYQMYSGSGRPEIVTVFEAIGFVIAATSMVILIPFYGINGVAIAAVLSAAGRLILVLGGLPAVLHLSIPRLIINWADIKRVFHP, encoded by the coding sequence ATGATCTTAATTGCATCATTGCGCGTCGTCTCTTTGGTGACCAATCTTGGCACCGGCATGATCACCGCATGGTCACTTGGTCCAGCGGGGCGCGGCACACAAGCCGCCATATTGCTCGGAGCTCTGACCCTGAGTGGCATATGCAGTTTCGGTCTGCATACAGCGCTCGTTTACAATATGAAATCCGATCCACCAAATAAAAGCTATTATTTTGGCAGCGCCTTATTGATCGGATTAATCGTCAGTCTCATCGGCGTCACCATCGGCTGGTTCGCCCTCCCCTGGATCTTGGACAAGTTTGATGAACATACTTTGCTCGCCGGGCGCCTCTTGACCTTTGTCGTACCGGTCAGCGTGATCTCCTATGTGTTGAACGGTGTCCTCGATGGACATCACGAATTCAATTTCGTGAGCCGACTAGGCCTTTTAAACAATTTCTTCATCCTGTGTAGTCTTTCGCTTTTATGGCTCTCGGGATTGCTGACGCCGGCCACAGCCGCAATGAGCTATCTCCTGCCAACAGTTCCGATCACTGCAATGCTCGCTTGGCGTGCCACGAGTATTTTGCGCCCGGCCACTCCCTTTCATGGCGCCTGTCTCAAGCGAATGTTCACCTATTCCGTGAGATTTTTCGGAGTCGATCTGATCTGCACCGTCAGCGGTTATCTTGATCAATTCCTCATGGTCTTGTTTCTCAATGCACAGGATCTCGGTCTCTATTCCGTTGCAACGACCGCTGAACGCGTGCTGGGCATCATCCCCGCCTCCATCCTCACGGTGACATTTCCCTCCGTTGCCGGCCGCTCGAAGGATGATATTCGCGAAATTGTCGGGATTACCGCCCGTTTGACAAGCATTGTAACGACCAGCGCCGCTGTTTTTCTCGGAATCTTTGCCCCTTATTTTCTGTTGCTTTTGTATGGGCCAAAATTTGCGGAAGCGATCGTTCCTTTCCGCATTCTCCTGTTGTCAGCTCTCGTCAGCAATGCCGTAGGGACTTTCTACCAAATGTACAGCGGCTCAGGTCGGCCGGAAATCGTGACTGTTTTTGAAGCCATCGGTTTCGTCATCGCCGCGACAAGCATGGTGATATTAATACCCTTTTATGGTATCAATGGCGTTGCGATCGCGGCTGTTCTCTCCGCAGCGGGCCGTCTTATTCTGGTCCTCGGCGGACTTCCTGCCGTTCTCCATTTATCCATTCCGCGATTGATCATTAATTGGGCAGATATCAAACGCGTCTTCCACCCATGA
- a CDS encoding FAD-binding oxidoreductase, translating into MDTQSFSGEDLLSRLRLVLGEKHVLTEGVDMAAFLEEPRGLYHGHALAVVRPGSTQEVASVMTLCAEAQTNVVTQGGNTGLVGGQIPLAGTKPIVLSLTRLNQLREIDLPSETMTVEAGMTLAAVQAAADTVERLFPLSLASEGSCTIGGNLATNAGGTNVIAYGNARALVLGLEVVLADGRILHDLSKLKKDNTGYDLKDLFIGSEGTLGIITAAVLKLFPKPRSRETAFIGLSSPRAAVDFLTLARAEAGPNIVAFELIPRIGIDFVLAHSEGNRDPFNKQHAWYVLLELASPQKQGLDTILLHVLEAGMEKGLIEDAAIAASLAQHEAFWRLRELLSEVQGREGGSIKHDVSVPIAAVPDFLDDVANTLAKALPGSRPVPFGHLGDGNIHCNISQPIGADKQAFLDRWDEVNTLVHGLVAKYHGSISAEHGIGQLKRKLLPQVKDPVALDVMRAVKTALDPQNLLNPGKVL; encoded by the coding sequence ATGGACACACAATCTTTCTCCGGCGAAGATCTCCTGTCACGTCTGCGCCTTGTGCTTGGCGAAAAACATGTTTTGACGGAGGGCGTGGATATGGCCGCCTTCCTTGAGGAACCGCGGGGCCTTTATCATGGCCACGCGCTCGCCGTTGTCCGGCCGGGATCGACGCAAGAGGTCGCGAGCGTGATGACCTTGTGCGCCGAGGCACAGACCAATGTGGTCACGCAAGGAGGCAATACCGGTCTTGTGGGTGGCCAAATCCCCCTCGCCGGCACCAAGCCGATCGTGCTCTCCCTCACCCGTCTGAATCAGTTACGTGAAATCGATCTGCCATCGGAAACGATGACTGTCGAGGCGGGAATGACACTCGCGGCCGTTCAAGCCGCTGCGGATACGGTCGAAAGATTATTCCCTCTCTCGCTCGCCTCTGAAGGGTCCTGCACAATCGGTGGCAATCTCGCGACCAATGCCGGGGGTACCAATGTCATCGCTTATGGCAATGCGCGAGCACTGGTGCTGGGTCTCGAAGTCGTTCTCGCCGATGGCCGGATTCTTCACGATCTCTCCAAGCTCAAGAAGGATAATACGGGTTATGATTTGAAAGACCTGTTCATCGGCTCGGAAGGAACGCTTGGCATCATCACGGCCGCTGTCCTGAAATTGTTCCCGAAACCCCGCTCACGCGAAACGGCTTTCATTGGCCTTTCCAGCCCACGCGCGGCTGTCGATTTTCTGACGCTGGCTCGCGCCGAGGCGGGCCCGAATATCGTGGCCTTCGAATTGATCCCTCGCATCGGAATCGATTTCGTCCTCGCGCATAGCGAGGGCAATCGTGATCCCTTCAACAAGCAACACGCCTGGTATGTTCTTCTCGAATTGGCCAGCCCACAAAAGCAAGGGCTCGATACCATTCTACTGCATGTGCTTGAAGCCGGGATGGAAAAAGGCTTGATCGAGGATGCCGCCATTGCCGCCTCGCTGGCTCAGCACGAAGCCTTCTGGCGGTTGCGTGAACTTCTGTCCGAAGTGCAGGGCCGCGAAGGCGGCTCGATCAAACATGATGTGTCCGTACCCATCGCCGCCGTGCCGGATTTCCTGGATGATGTCGCAAACACTCTCGCCAAAGCCCTGCCCGGCTCGCGTCCCGTGCCCTTCGGGCATCTCGGTGATGGCAATATTCATTGCAATATTTCACAACCGATCGGTGCCGACAAACAGGCTTTTCTTGACCGCTGGGACGAGGTGAACACGCTGGTTCATGGGCTCGTCGCCAAATATCACGGCTCGATTTCGGCCGAGCACGGCATCGGGCAATTGAAACGCAAGCTGCTACCGCAGGTGAAGGATCCCGTGGCCCTTGATGTGATGCGCGCCGTGAAAACAGCGCTTGATCCCCAAAACCTCCTCAATCCCGGTAAAGTTTTATAG
- a CDS encoding SAM-dependent methyltransferase, with protein MIKNFTTFVSENIKTGDLVIIEANGCQHHFGDGTGKRVTIRFTDNNILLAILLKPELAAGEAFMDGRLLMVEGDIYDFLALIFRNTYTLKTSRPIKLIRQLINFTKRFNANNKLGNAQKNIAYHYDLDQSFYRLFLDEDCQYSCAYFEYPGETLDAAQSAKKRHIAAKLLLKSNQHVLDIGSGWGGLGLYLARLSGVEVTGVTLSKEQYISSNKEAERLNLAHHVRFFLKDYRLLDETFDRIVSVGMLEHVGIGSYEEYFAKVKSLLKPDGVMLLHAIGQFDSPTYTNPWIQKYIFPGGYIPALSEVLPAIERHGLVVCDIEILRLHYAETLRAWRERFLARREEAVALYGERFARMWEFYLAASETAFRYQGLMVFQIQLARDQTVVPLTRNYIAKNEEALKTLENAKLFSVLTPEYSSAKSSDVDINSDIDIF; from the coding sequence ATGATTAAAAATTTCACGACCTTTGTTTCAGAAAATATTAAAACGGGTGACCTTGTCATCATCGAAGCCAATGGATGTCAACATCATTTTGGCGATGGGACAGGCAAACGTGTCACCATCCGTTTTACTGATAATAATATTCTCTTGGCGATCCTTCTGAAACCAGAACTTGCGGCGGGCGAGGCGTTTATGGATGGACGTCTGCTTATGGTAGAGGGGGATATTTATGATTTTCTCGCCTTGATATTCAGAAATACTTATACATTAAAAACTTCTAGACCAATAAAGCTTATTCGTCAGTTAATTAATTTCACCAAACGATTCAACGCGAACAATAAGCTCGGTAACGCGCAAAAGAACATCGCCTATCATTATGATCTTGATCAGTCTTTCTATCGCCTATTTTTGGATGAGGATTGTCAATATTCCTGTGCTTATTTTGAGTATCCGGGGGAAACATTGGATGCGGCACAATCGGCAAAAAAGAGACATATCGCCGCTAAACTGTTACTGAAGTCAAACCAGCATGTTCTCGACATTGGATCCGGGTGGGGTGGGCTTGGCCTTTATCTGGCTCGTCTGTCAGGGGTCGAGGTTACAGGAGTGACGCTTTCCAAGGAACAATATATCAGTTCGAATAAAGAAGCCGAACGGCTGAACCTTGCTCACCACGTACGATTTTTCTTAAAAGACTACCGCCTTCTGGATGAAACATTCGATCGCATCGTCTCCGTTGGCATGTTGGAGCACGTCGGAATTGGATCCTATGAAGAATATTTTGCTAAAGTGAAATCCCTGCTGAAGCCCGACGGCGTGATGCTTTTGCATGCGATTGGCCAATTTGATAGTCCCACTTACACCAATCCATGGATTCAAAAATATATTTTCCCGGGTGGCTATATTCCTGCCCTTTCCGAAGTTCTTCCCGCTATCGAACGACATGGCCTTGTCGTTTGTGACATTGAGATCCTGCGATTACACTATGCGGAGACACTCAGGGCGTGGCGTGAGCGTTTTCTAGCGCGTCGTGAGGAAGCAGTCGCTCTTTATGGGGAACGGTTTGCGCGGATGTGGGAGTTTTATCTTGCTGCATCCGAGACAGCGTTTCGTTACCAGGGTTTGATGGTGTTCCAGATCCAGCTTGCGCGTGATCAAACGGTCGTGCCCCTAACGCGCAATTATATTGCCAAAAACGAGGAGGCTCTGAAGACGCTGGAGAATGCCAAGCTTTTCTCTGTCCTCACTCCAGAATATTCGTCCGCGAAAAGCTCAGATGTGGATATCAATTCGGATATTGATATATTTTGA
- a CDS encoding tautomerase family protein: MPLTRVSLIKGKSPEYRRAILDQVYLAMREAFGVPEEDRFMILTEHEKNDFVYGADYLGINRDDDLVMIQIFANNTRTTEQKKALYARIAELLKDKPGIKPENVLISLVEVAKENWSFGLGLAQYA; the protein is encoded by the coding sequence ATGCCCCTCACCCGCGTTTCCCTTATCAAAGGGAAATCACCCGAATATCGCCGCGCCATTCTCGACCAAGTCTATCTGGCCATGCGCGAAGCCTTTGGCGTACCGGAAGAAGATCGTTTCATGATCCTGACCGAACATGAGAAAAACGATTTCGTCTATGGTGCGGATTATCTCGGCATCAATCGCGACGATGATCTGGTCATGATCCAGATCTTCGCCAATAATACCCGCACAACGGAGCAGAAAAAGGCGCTTTACGCACGCATTGCCGAATTACTGAAAGACAAGCCCGGCATTAAGCCGGAGAATGTCTTGATCAGTCTCGTGGAAGTCGCCAAGGAAAACTGGTCCTTTGGTCTCGGCCTTGCCCAATATGCTTAA
- a CDS encoding NRAMP family divalent metal transporter codes for MKSTIDDEDPEAPSPVIGPSRPRLFKILGPGLITGASDDDPSGIATYSQAGAQFGYLLGWTMLFTFPLMVAIQMISARIGRTTGHGIAGVLRMYYPSWLLSFVVLLLLVANIINLGADLGAMADALTLLLPAPRVLYVLLLAAICISMQLFLQYTRYVAVLKWLTLALFAYFGAVMIVDVDWADLALHLVWPKILWDKDYLTTLVAILGTTISPYLFFWQASEEVEDLHVYPRRVDLVDAPSQAPAALYRIEIDTMVGMGFSNLVALAIIVTAAATLHPHGITNIETSAQAAEALRPIAGSFAATIFTLGIIGTGLLAVPVLGGSAAYAIGEMRQWPMGLARRPKEAQAFYATLVIATLIGMILNFTPINPIQALYWSAVINGVAAAPVMVVMMVLTARSDIMGPFVVTGWLKRLGWASTILMGVVVIAMLVTSF; via the coding sequence ATGAAATCAACGATCGATGATGAAGATCCGGAGGCGCCGAGCCCCGTCATCGGTCCCAGCCGGCCTCGTCTCTTCAAGATTCTCGGACCTGGCCTCATTACCGGGGCGTCGGATGATGATCCGAGCGGGATCGCTACATATTCGCAGGCGGGTGCGCAATTCGGCTACCTGCTTGGCTGGACGATGCTGTTCACCTTTCCGCTGATGGTGGCGATACAGATGATCAGCGCCCGCATCGGACGCACGACGGGGCATGGCATCGCTGGTGTTTTGCGGATGTATTATCCGTCCTGGCTGTTGAGCTTTGTCGTGCTGTTGCTGCTGGTCGCCAATATCATCAATCTCGGCGCCGATCTTGGTGCCATGGCGGATGCGCTGACCTTGCTGTTGCCAGCGCCACGCGTGCTTTATGTCTTGTTGCTCGCCGCTATCTGCATTTCCATGCAGCTATTTCTGCAATATACGCGCTATGTCGCCGTGCTCAAATGGCTGACCTTGGCCTTGTTTGCTTATTTCGGCGCCGTCATGATCGTGGATGTCGATTGGGCGGATCTTGCTTTGCACCTCGTCTGGCCCAAAATTCTCTGGGACAAGGACTATTTGACGACGCTAGTCGCCATTTTGGGAACAACGATCAGCCCCTATCTCTTCTTCTGGCAGGCTTCGGAGGAAGTTGAGGATTTGCATGTCTATCCTCGCCGCGTGGATCTCGTCGATGCGCCAAGTCAGGCTCCGGCTGCTTTGTATCGCATCGAGATCGATACTATGGTCGGTATGGGTTTTTCAAATCTGGTCGCGCTCGCCATTATCGTGACGGCCGCGGCCACTTTGCATCCACATGGTATTACCAATATCGAGACATCCGCCCAAGCTGCTGAGGCATTAAGGCCCATCGCCGGTTCCTTTGCCGCGACGATTTTCACGCTCGGCATTATCGGAACCGGCTTGTTGGCGGTGCCGGTGCTGGGCGGTTCCGCAGCCTATGCAATCGGTGAAATGCGGCAATGGCCGATGGGACTCGCGCGCCGCCCCAAGGAAGCGCAGGCTTTTTATGCGACGCTTGTCATCGCGACCTTGATCGGCATGATCCTGAATTTCACGCCGATCAATCCAATCCAGGCGCTTTATTGGAGCGCCGTTATCAATGGTGTCGCCGCCGCACCGGTTATGGTGGTGATGATGGTCCTCACCGCCCGTTCCGACATTATGGGGCCCTTTGTCGTCACCGGCTGGCTTAAAAGGCTTGGTTGGGCTTCCACAATCTTGATGGGAGTGGTGGTCATTGCCATGCTGGTGACGTCATTTTGA